One part of the Eucalyptus grandis isolate ANBG69807.140 chromosome 10, ASM1654582v1, whole genome shotgun sequence genome encodes these proteins:
- the LOC104423788 gene encoding uncharacterized protein LOC104423788 produces MEDDKVTFNGRVGYRDDDGDVEQSGFMVSLPWLSSAVDVLTIAHSVVKSLIYELKRDGSDSLLSWYLDNSLKVLDVCNCMSSKIERLCLRHLDRKIAMKLLSSEGNPLEEEIHQARDLLADSEGEVDRVVCHAVQAVNFLTAFVVRVISSALRSSSGPVICLHIPEEFPWGDFVRAIESTIIVESRGGKERDRKMRVLKELDDVEAHGRHVLEVIDQVVASGGGREIVGRLREAAAGLEKATEALLEGLYQLRDEMKKLLLTVRRIRKEMADDFRASL; encoded by the exons ATGGAGGACGACAAAGTCACCTTTAATGGCAGAGTAGGGTATAGAGATGATGACGGTGATGTTGAGCAATCTGGTTTCATGGTTTC CTTGCCCTGGCTCTCCTCTGCCGTCGACGTGCTCACCATCGCTCACTCCGTAGTGAAATCCTTAATCTATGAGCTGAAACGGGACGGTAGCGACAGCCTCTTGTCGTGGTATTTGGACAACAGCCTGAAGGTCCTGGATGTTTGCAACTGCATGTCCTCCAAGATCGAGCGACTGTGTCTCCGCCATTTGGACCGGAAGATCGCGATGAAGCTCCTCAGCTCGGAGGGCAACCCATTGGAGGAGGAGATTCACCAAGCGAGGGATTTGCTAGCAGATTCGGAGGGCGAGG TTGACAGAGTTGTTTGCCATGCGGTCCAAGCTGTCAATTTCTTGACAGCATTCGTTGTCAGAGTTATATCTTCGGCCTTGCGCTCTTCCTCGGGGCCGGTCATCTGCCTCCACATCCCAGAGGAGTTCCCTTGGGGTGACTTTGTCCGTGCAATCGAGTCGACAATTATCGTGGAGTCGAGAGGTGGCAAGGAAAGGGACAGGAAGATGCGGGTGTTAAAGGAACTTGATGATGTGGAGGCACATGGGAGGCATGTGCTTGAGGTGATTGACCAGGTGGTGGCATCAGGAGGCGGCAGAGAGATCGTGGGGAGGCTGAGGGAAGCAGCGGCCGGGCTAGAGAAGGCCACTGAGGCGCTGTTGGAGGGGTTGTATCAACTGAGGGATGAGATGAAGAAGCTGCTCTTGACAGTGAGGAGGATAAGGAAGGAGATGGCAGACGACTTTAGAGCGAGCTTGTGA